The proteins below are encoded in one region of Silene latifolia isolate original U9 population chromosome 2, ASM4854445v1, whole genome shotgun sequence:
- the LOC141641637 gene encoding uncharacterized protein LOC141641637, translated as MDMEQEELQFLGFFGICKEAIVITFRHSKIFTKLTLTLIFPLSIIFLAHDGFSTFLSQKIITNEDTLDTTQLGTPAFDDEFNKISSELTTLWLIKLVYLLIVLVFSLLSTSAIVYTVACIYTGKDISYKKVMSVVPKVWKRVMVTFLWSFGIMLVYNLVFSIAIIILLSLTHYPDISLSDLIVILIILFFYVIGFVHMSVQWQLATVISVMEDTYGIQAMAKSRILIKGKSGISVAIFVAYFLCLVGIEYTFERAEVTDRGSVGIGGKIGYGVLCLVGLTLLFLFGFVVQTIVYFVCKSYHHQNIDKSSLADHLEAYRGEYVPLTANNIQMEQFQV; from the coding sequence ATGGACATGGAACAAGAAGAGCTCCAATTCTTAGGCTTCTTTGGTATATGCAAAGAAGCCATAGTAATCACATTTCGACACTCGAAAATCTTTACTAAGCTTACCCTTACCTTAATCTTCCCTCTATCCATCATCTTCCTCGCACATGATGGATTTTCCACCTTCCTATCTCAAAAGATCATAACAAATGAAGATACCTTAGACACCACGCAACTTGGTACACCTGCTTTTGACGACGAATTCAACAAAATCTCTTCCGAGTTGACCACCCTATGGCTCATTAAGCTCGTTTACTTATTAATCGTCCTTGTGTTTTCCCTACTTTCCACATCTGCCATTGTTTACACCGTCGCTTGTATCTACACTGGTAAGGATATCTCGTACAAAAAGGTCATGAGTGTTGTTCCTAAGGTTTGGAAAAGGGTCATGGTCacatttttatggagttttggtATAATGTTAGTCTATAATTTGGTTTTTTCCATAGCAATAATCATTTTATTATCCCTTACTCATTATCCTGATATTAGTTTATCAGATTTAATAGTAATATTAATCATCTTGTTTTTCTATGTAATCGGGTTTGTACATATGAGTGTTCAATGGCAACTGGCCACTGTTATTTCTGTCATGGAAGACACATATGGTATACAAGCAATGGCGAAGAGCAGAATCTTGATCAAGGGCAAATCAGGAATTTCAGTCGCGATTTTCGTGGCATACTTCCTGTGTTTGGTGGGGATTGAGTATACATTTGAGAGAGCTGAGGTTACTGACAGGGGTAGTGTCGGAATTGGAGGTAAAATTGGGTATGGAGTTTTATGTTTGGTAGGGTTGACTTTGCTCTTCTTATTTGGGTTTGTTGTTCAAACAATCGTCTATTTTGTGTGCAAGTCGTATCATCATCAAAATATCGACAAGTCTTCTTTGGCTGATCATCTTGAGGCTTATCGCGGGGAATATGTTCCtttaactgctaataacatacAAATGGAGCAATTTCAAGTCTAA